The DNA region TGCTGCGTCGCCCATTGCCGGGCGATGTGCGAGCGCACTTGCAAATCGGCTGCTTTTGCGCCCTCATGATTGCAGGTGCACTCACGGTGTTGCGGAGCAGGTTGTGAGAAATCCGTACGAGGTTCTTGGCGTTGCCCCGACGGCGTCCTCGGCCGATATCCAGAAGGCCTATCGAAAGCTGGCGAAGAAGCTGCATCCGGATCTCAATCCGGGTGACAAGGCGGCTGAAGAAAAATTCAAGGAAGTAGCTGCGGCGAACGATCTGCTCTCAGATGCCGACAAGCGCAAGCGCTTCGACGCCGGCGAGATCGACGCTGATGGCACCGAGCGGCCGCAGCATCGCTACTACCGGGATTTCGCCACCGCGGATGGGGGGCATTCCTACGCCGACAGTTCCGGTTACGCCGATTACATGGACCAGGACGACGCGTTCGCCGAGCTGCTACGCCGCACCGAGCAGGCGCGTGCCAACCGGCGCGGCCGCGACCTGCACTACAGCCTTGTGATCGATTTCGCAGAATCGATCGCCGGCGCGAGCAAGCGCCTGGCGCTTCCCGATGGCGGCACGCTCGATGTGACGATCCCACCGGGACTGATCGACGGTCAGGTCATTCGTCTGCGCGGCAAGGGCATGCCCGGCACCGGCAAGGGCGGCCCCGGCGACGCGCTGATCGAAGTGGAGATCAGGCCCGATCCGCGCTTCACCCGCGAGGGCGATGACATTTCGCTGGAATTGCCGATCTCGCTGTCAGAGGCGGTGCTCGGCGGCAAGGTCAACGTTCCGACGCCGACCGGCGCCGTGACTATGACGGTTCCGAAAGGCTCGAACACCGGCACGACGCTGCGGTTGCGCGGAAAGGGCGCGCCCCGGGCCGGCGGTGGTCATGGCGATGAGTTCGTCAAACTCAAGGTGGTCCTGCCCAAGGGACCCGATCCCGCGCTCGAGGCGTTCGTGTCGAACTGGGATCGCAAGGGATTCAATCCACGCGATGATGGTGCATCATGAACAAGCAGCAGTTCCTGATCGATGCGGGTCTGGAGGTGCAGACCCTGGAGTTCTGGATCGAGCAGCAATGGCTCGTTCCGGACGAGACGACGCACGAGATCAGCTTTTCCGACACCGACCTGGCGCGCGCGCATCTGATCCGGGATCTGAAAGGTGATTTCGGCGTCAACGACGAGGGGATCGACGTCATCCTCCATCTGGTCGACCAACTGCACGGCCTGCGCCGGGCGTTCGAAGAGTTGCACAAGGATATCGCGTCATCGCCGCGCTAGCCGCCTCGCTTACGGCGAACCTCGGTCCCGGGAGACCATCATGACGGACAAGCCGACGCCGCTGGCTCATGGCGAGATCGACGTTCTGATTTTGCAGGCGCTGGTGCGTAAGCTGATCGCAAAGGGCGTGCTGACGCCGGACGACGTCCGCGCGATGTTGTTCGAGGCCGCGAAAAATCTCGACCTTGTCGGCAGCGAGCTGACGACGGAAGCCGCCAACATCATCGTGCAGGAAGATCTGGCGCCGGCATTCCTCGGCGGTTGATTTCGTCAGGTCTGGCCGCTGCGGTTGGAGACCAGCCGGATTTGCGTGATCTGGTCGGCATTGCCGGCAAGATAGGCCTGCGCGTCGCGCACGAGACGCTCGATCGCCGCGGCGTCATAGCTCGGATGACGGGTGTTCAGATGCAAATCGGTCTCGATCTGCATCACATTGGTGGTGGCCTCGGCGCCGAGCTCGATCGAGAACGACACCAGCGAAACGTGCGGGCTCTTGAACGCCATGTCTTGATCTCCTTTCGTCGCGCAGCGGGCGCCGTTACCTTAGGCTGCGGAATCTTCCCTTGCGCTCGCAGCATTTTGCGTAACCGCACCAGAGTGTTTGCGGTCGAGCTCCTCGATCATGCCGCGGGCAATCTCGCGCTCGCCCATGATCACGATGTCGGCCCCGAGGCCCTTCAGATGATCGACCTCGGCGTCGGAATGCGCCCGCGCGATGATCTGGATGGCGGCATTCGCCGCGCGCGCCTGCTCGACGATCTGTCCGGCCTCGAACGCCTCGGGAATGGCGATCACCAGCGATCGGGCGCCGGCCGGATTGGTTGCGCGCAGCACGCTGGCGCGCGCGGCGTTGCCCATCAGGGCTTGGATGCCGCGCTGCCTGAGCTTTGCGACCATGTCGTCGGATGCCTCGACCGCGAGGAACGGCGCGTTGCGCTGATGCAGCGCATCGCCAACGATGCTGCCGACCCGGCCGTAGCCGACCAGGATGGTGTGATCCTGCAAGTCGGTGATCGGGATCGGTTCAGCGGTTGCAACGGTTGGCGAGGAAGCCTGCGGCTTCTCGAGCCGCGAGGTCAGCCAGTCGACCACCGCGAACACCAGCGGGTTGAGCATGATCGAGAAGATCGCGCCGGCCAGGATCAGGTCGCGGCCGGCCTTCGGCAGCAGATTGAGCGCAACGCCGAGCTCGGCCAGGATGAAGGAGAATTCGCCGATCTGGGCAAGGCTCGCCGAGATCATCAGGGCGGTCGCCATCGGGTGACGGAACAGCAGAACGATCACGAGCGCGGCGAGCGACTTGCCGACCACGATCACGAACAATGTCGCGAGAAACGGCCAGGGTTCGCGCACCACGCTGAGCGGATCGAACAGCATGCCGACCGAGACGAAGAACAGCACCGCGAATGCGTCGCGCAGCGGCAGGGTCTCCTGGGCGGCGCGCTGGCTCAGCGGCGATTCCCGCAGCATCATCCCGGCAAAAAAGGCGCCGAGCGCGAGCGACACCCCGAACAGCTTGGTCGCGCCGAACGCGATGCAGAGCGCGATCGCAAGCACGGCCAGCCGGAACAGCTCGCGCGAACCGGTATGCGCGATGTAGTGCAGGGCCCATGGGATCAGCCGGCGTCCGACCACCAGCATCAGCGCGATGAACACGGCGATCTTGACCAGCGTCAGCACCAGCACGCCGGTCAGCCCAAGCCCGAAGCGGGTGGCGAGCGGGTCGGAGGTGAGGGCCGCGCCGTCGCCGCCCTGGAAGCTCGCGACCGCCGGGAACAGCACCAGCGCGAGCACCATGGCGAGGTCCTCGACGATCAGCCAGCCGACCGCGATCTTGCCGCGTTCGGTGTCCATCAGGCGGCGCTCCTGCAATGCGCGCAACAGCACGACGGTACTTGCGACCGACAGCGCGAGCCCGAACACCAGCCCGGCACCGACGGTCCAGCCCATCACCAGCGCGAGGCCGAGGCCCAAGAGTGTGGCGACCGCAATCTGCGCAATGGCGCCGGGCACCGCGATCGCGCGCACCGACAGCAGGTCGTTCAGCGAGAAATGCAGGCCGACGCCGAACATCAGGAGAATGATACCGAGCTCCGCGAGCTCGGTTGCCAGCGCCTGATCGGCGACGAAGCCGGGCGTGAACGGACCGACGGCGACACCCGCGAGCAGATAACCGACCAGTGGCGGAACCCGAAAGCGCTGGGCGATGGTTCCGAAGACGAAGGCGAGTCCGAGGCCCGCGACGATGGTCGCGATCAGAGGTGTGTCATGCGGCATTTCGCCTTGTCGCACAGCATGGTTGACGGTGCACCGCGACCATTTGAGGCGCGGCATTCCGCGCGCGGAATGGTGATCTATTGCTCATGGCGTGAGCATATGATCTCATGCCGAGATGGATCCGCGGCTGCCCAAGACCGATCTGGTCATCTTCGACTGCGACGGCGTGCTCGTCGACAGCGAGGAGTTGAGCTGCCGCTGCCTCGCCGGGGCGATGGCGAAGGCCGGCATCGAGATGAGCACCGAGCGGGCGCTCGAACTCTTCCTCGGGCGCAGCACCACGGCCCTGATCGATTATTGCCGGGGCGTGGGCAAGCCGTTGCCTGCGACCTTCCTAGCCGAATTGGCGCACCAGGTGCGCGAGACCTTCCGCTCGCGGCTCAAGCCGATTGCGGGCATCGCCGCCGTGCTCGCGGAATTGCACCTGCCGTATTGCGTCGCCTCATCGAGCGATCTTGACCGCGTGAGGTTCTCGCTGGAGCTGACCGGTCTTGCGGCGAGCTTCGGACAGCGGCTCTACACCGCGCAGATGGTCGAGCGTGGCAAGCCGGCGCCGGATCTATTCCTGTTTGCCGCCGGCAAAATGGGAGCCGAGCCGCGCCGCACGCTTGTCATCGAGGACAGCGTCAGCGGGGTGACGGCGGCAAAGGCCGCTGGCATGAAAGTGTGGGGATTTGTCGGCGGCGCCCACTATCGGTTGACGGACGGCAGTGCTCTGCTGAAGCAGGCCGGGGCGGATCGAATCTTCGCCGCGATGACCGATTTCTGGAACGAAGGCTGACGTACGATCATGGCTGCGCCCGACAACGAAAAGTCTCGCCTTGACGATGCGGCGCGCGCCGGCTGGCTGTATTTCATCGCGGGCCACACCCAGGACGAGATTGCAAAAATGCTGCAGGTGTCGCGCGCCTCGGCGCAGCGCCTGGTGTCGCTGTGCCTTGCCGAACGGCTGATCACGTTTCGTCTCGAGCACCCCATTGCGGCCTGCATGGAGCTCGCGTCCCGGCTGAAGGAGCGGTTCGATCTGGTGCATTGCGACGTCGTGCCATCGGATCCGGCGGCGCCGCTGTCGAATGCCGGGATTGCGGAGCGCAGCGCCAATCTGCTGGAGCTGACGCTGCGCTCGGAGACGCCGGTCATCGTGGCGCTCGGCACCGGCCGCGCGGTGCGCGCCGCGGTCGAGCGGGTCTCGCCGATCGAGCGGCCCGATCATCAGATCGTCTCGCTGGTCGGCAACATCTCCGCCGACGGCTCGGCGAGCTTCTACGACACGGTCGGACGGCTCGCCGACCGCACCGGTGCACGCCATTACCCGATGCCGCTGCCGTTCCTGATGTCGAGCGAGGACGAGCGCAACCGCATGATCCGCATCGATCCGATCGCGCGGGTGAGGGCGGTCGCCGCCAAGGCCGATCTGCGCCTGATCGGCATCGGCCAGATGGACCAGAAGGCCCAGGTCCATGTCGACGGCTTCGTCACCCGCGAAGAATTGCTGGAGATGATGCGGCTCGGCGCGATCGGCGAGGTGACCGGCTGGGCCTATGACGCCAAGGGCCGCCTGATCAAGGGCGGCACCAACAAGCGCCTGACCAGCATTCCGCCGCAGATCCCTGCGGTGTCGACCACGATCGCGGCGGCCGTCGGCGCCGCCAAGGTGCCGTCGATCAAGGCTGCGCTGGCGGGCCGGGTGATCAACGGCCTCATCACGGATGAGGCCACGGCGCGCGCGGTGCTGGATCGCTAGAGCGCGCTGCATCAGTTCATTTGAACGAACCACGCGCTACGCTTCGCCTCGCCCCGCGCGCGGGGAGAGGCCGGAACGCATCGTCAGATGCGTTCCGGGTGAGGGGGAGTCTCCGCGCATTCCTTTGATTTCGTATGCGCGGAGAGAGCCCCTCACCCCAGCCCTCTCCCCGTAAGAACGGGGCGAGGGAGCGCCGTCCCGTTGCCGTCGCGATGCGAGCCGCATTCCCAGGCGCTGTCGCCTCCCTTCACCTCCGCACAAACCTCCATCCCAGGCTGCAGTGGAACCCGCAATCGCGCGGGACGGCGTAGTCGCGTGCTTGACAAATTTTAACGACGGGATGAACATACGCTCAACACGTGGGCATATGCTCAACGTGACATAAGGGAGGTCACCTTGAAAAACGTCCTTTGCGCCGTTGCGGGCGCGGCTGCTCTTTTGATCTCTGCCCCCTCGATCGCCCAGACCACGCTGACGGTGGCGACCGTCAACAACAGCGACATGATCCGCATGCAGGGGCTCACCAGCGAATTCACCGCGAAGAATCCCGACATCACCGTGAAATGGGTGACGCTCGAGGAGAACGTGCTGCGCCAGCGCGTGACCACCGACATCGCCACCAAAGGCGGCCAGTTCGACGTGCTCACCATCGGCACCTACGAGGTGCCGATCTGGGCCAAGAAGAGCTGGCTGGTGCCGCTCGACAAGCTCGGCGCTGACTACGACGTCAACGACCTGCTGCCGAAGATCAAGGATGCGGTCTCGGTCGACGGCAAGCTCTACGCCGCACCGTTCTACGGCGAGAGCTCGATGGTGATGTACCGCACCGACCTGTTCGACAAGGCCGGCTTGAAGATGCCGGAAAGCCCGACCTGGGACTTCGTGGTCGATGCGGCCAAGAAGCTGACCGACAAGTCGGGCGGCGTCTACGGCATCTGCCTGCGCGGCAAGGCCGGCTGGGGCGAGAACATGGCGTTCCTGACCGCGATGTCCAACTCGTTCGGCGCGCGTTGGTTCGACGAGAAGTGGGAGCCGCAGTTCAATTCGCCGGAATGGAAGAAGACGCTCACGACTTATGTCGACCTGATGAAGC from Bradyrhizobium sp. B124 includes:
- a CDS encoding J domain-containing protein codes for the protein MRNPYEVLGVAPTASSADIQKAYRKLAKKLHPDLNPGDKAAEEKFKEVAAANDLLSDADKRKRFDAGEIDADGTERPQHRYYRDFATADGGHSYADSSGYADYMDQDDAFAELLRRTEQARANRRGRDLHYSLVIDFAESIAGASKRLALPDGGTLDVTIPPGLIDGQVIRLRGKGMPGTGKGGPGDALIEVEIRPDPRFTREGDDISLELPISLSEAVLGGKVNVPTPTGAVTMTVPKGSNTGTTLRLRGKGAPRAGGGHGDEFVKLKVVLPKGPDPALEAFVSNWDRKGFNPRDDGAS
- a CDS encoding chaperone modulator CbpM codes for the protein MNKQQFLIDAGLEVQTLEFWIEQQWLVPDETTHEISFSDTDLARAHLIRDLKGDFGVNDEGIDVILHLVDQLHGLRRAFEELHKDIASSPR
- the ybaL gene encoding YbaL family putative K(+) efflux transporter, which produces MPHDTPLIATIVAGLGLAFVFGTIAQRFRVPPLVGYLLAGVAVGPFTPGFVADQALATELAELGIILLMFGVGLHFSLNDLLSVRAIAVPGAIAQIAVATLLGLGLALVMGWTVGAGLVFGLALSVASTVVLLRALQERRLMDTERGKIAVGWLIVEDLAMVLALVLFPAVASFQGGDGAALTSDPLATRFGLGLTGVLVLTLVKIAVFIALMLVVGRRLIPWALHYIAHTGSRELFRLAVLAIALCIAFGATKLFGVSLALGAFFAGMMLRESPLSQRAAQETLPLRDAFAVLFFVSVGMLFDPLSVVREPWPFLATLFVIVVGKSLAALVIVLLFRHPMATALMISASLAQIGEFSFILAELGVALNLLPKAGRDLILAGAIFSIMLNPLVFAVVDWLTSRLEKPQASSPTVATAEPIPITDLQDHTILVGYGRVGSIVGDALHQRNAPFLAVEASDDMVAKLRQRGIQALMGNAARASVLRATNPAGARSLVIAIPEAFEAGQIVEQARAANAAIQIIARAHSDAEVDHLKGLGADIVIMGEREIARGMIEELDRKHSGAVTQNAASAREDSAA
- a CDS encoding HAD family hydrolase; protein product: MDPRLPKTDLVIFDCDGVLVDSEELSCRCLAGAMAKAGIEMSTERALELFLGRSTTALIDYCRGVGKPLPATFLAELAHQVRETFRSRLKPIAGIAAVLAELHLPYCVASSSDLDRVRFSLELTGLAASFGQRLYTAQMVERGKPAPDLFLFAAGKMGAEPRRTLVIEDSVSGVTAAKAAGMKVWGFVGGAHYRLTDGSALLKQAGADRIFAAMTDFWNEG
- a CDS encoding sugar-binding transcriptional regulator; this translates as MAAPDNEKSRLDDAARAGWLYFIAGHTQDEIAKMLQVSRASAQRLVSLCLAERLITFRLEHPIAACMELASRLKERFDLVHCDVVPSDPAAPLSNAGIAERSANLLELTLRSETPVIVALGTGRAVRAAVERVSPIERPDHQIVSLVGNISADGSASFYDTVGRLADRTGARHYPMPLPFLMSSEDERNRMIRIDPIARVRAVAAKADLRLIGIGQMDQKAQVHVDGFVTREELLEMMRLGAIGEVTGWAYDAKGRLIKGGTNKRLTSIPPQIPAVSTTIAAAVGAAKVPSIKAALAGRVINGLITDEATARAVLDR
- a CDS encoding sugar ABC transporter substrate-binding protein, with translation MKNVLCAVAGAAALLISAPSIAQTTLTVATVNNSDMIRMQGLTSEFTAKNPDITVKWVTLEENVLRQRVTTDIATKGGQFDVLTIGTYEVPIWAKKSWLVPLDKLGADYDVNDLLPKIKDAVSVDGKLYAAPFYGESSMVMYRTDLFDKAGLKMPESPTWDFVVDAAKKLTDKSGGVYGICLRGKAGWGENMAFLTAMSNSFGARWFDEKWEPQFNSPEWKKTLTTYVDLMKQAGPPGASSNGFNENLALFSAGKCAMWIDATVAASMVTNPKDSKVADKVGFALAPNTGLGKNANWLWAWSLAIPAGSKKVDAAEKFIAWATSKDYTKLVASKEGWSNVPPGTRTSLYKNPDYLKVAPFAKLTLASIDAADPNKPTVKPVPYVGVQYAAIPEFQGIGTQVGQQFSAALSGSTTVDAALTAAQSVTEREMKRAGYIK